One Gossypium hirsutum isolate 1008001.06 chromosome A11, Gossypium_hirsutum_v2.1, whole genome shotgun sequence genomic window carries:
- the LOC107922872 gene encoding serine carboxypeptidase-like 45, translating to MCSSSWKTMAVALLLIELWFTIESSVAHPDKIVKLPGQPPRLSFQQFSGYVTVDYKKHKALFYYFVEAETDPASKPLVLWLNGGPGCSSLGVGAFSENGPFRPNGEFLVKNDYSWNREANMLYLETPIGVGFSYSTNTSSYEAVDDEITARDNLVFLQNWYNKFPNYRHRDLYITGESYAGHYIPQLAKLMVEFNKKQNLFNLKGIALGNPVMEFATDFNSRAEYFWSHGLISDSTYKMFTSVCNYSRYVSEYYRDSVSPSCSKVMSQVSRETSKFVDKYDVTLDVCISSVLSQSMAINPQQVSERVDVCVEDKIVNYLNQKDVQKALHARLVGVRRWTVCSNILDYQLLNLEMPTISIVGSLIKSGIPVLVYSGDQDSVIPLTGSRSLVSRLAKELELETTVPYRVWFEGKQVGGWTQVYGNILSFATIRGASHEAPFSQPERSLMLFKSFLEGKPLPEVF from the exons ATGTGTTCTTCATCATGGAAAACCATGGCGGTCGCTTTGTTATTGATAGAGCTGTGGTTTACCATTGAATCTTCTGTAGCTCACCCTGATAAAATTGTTAAGCTTCCAGGGCAACCCCCTCGCTTGAGCTTTCAACAGTTTTCAGGGTACGTTACGGTGGATTACAAGAAGCATAAAGCCCTGTTTTACTACTTTGTTGAAGCTGAAACTGATCCTGCATCTAAGCCTTTAGTCCTTTGGTTAAATGGAG GGCCTGGCTGTTCTTCACTTGGAGTTGGGGCATTCTCTGAAAATGGACCATTCAGACCAAATGGAGAGTTTCTAGTTAAAAATGATTACAGCTGGAACAGAG AAGCCAATATGTTATATTTAGAGACACCAATTGGAGTAGGGTTTTCTTATTCCACAAACACCTCTTCTTATGAAGCAGTGGATGATGAGATCACTG cCAGGGACAATCTTGTGTTCTTGCAAAACTggtataataaatttccaaattacAGGCACAGGGATTTGTATATTACAGGAGAAAGCTATGCAG GCCATTATATTCCTCAACTTGCAAAACTTATGGTTGAATTCAACAAGAAGCAAAATCTGTTCAATTTAAAAGGAATTGCT CTTGGTAATCCAGTTATGGAATTTGCGACTGATTTCAATTCAAGGGCAGAATATTTCTGGTCCCATGGATTGATATCGGACTCGACCTACAAAATGTTCACTTCTGTCTGCAACTATTCTCGATATGTCAGCGAGTACTATAGAGACTCGGTTTCACCGTCTTGTTCGAAAGTGATGAGTCAAGTAAGCAGAGAAACCAGTAAATTTGTGGACAAATATGATGTTACACTTGATGTCTGCATATCATCAGTGCTCTCACAATCAATGGCTATAAATCCTCAG CAAGTATCTGAAAGGGTAGACGTATGTGTCGAAGACAAGATCGTGAATTATCTAAACCAAAAGGATGTCCAAAAAGCTCTTCATGCTCGGCTTGTTGGAGTCCGCCGATGGACCGTGTGCAGCAA CATACTGGATTATCAGCTGCTGAACCTCGAGATGCCTACAATCTCCATTGTTGGTTCACTAATCAAATCCGGGATACCAGTCTTGGTTTACAG CGGAGATCAAGATTCTGTTATACCATTGACGGGAAGCCGCTCCCTGGTAAGCCGACTGGCAAAGGAGTTAGAACTTGAAACAACGGTGCCTTACAGAGTTTGGTTTGAAGGGAAACAG GTTGGTGGATGGACTCAAGTTTATGGTAATATCCTGTCATTTGCTACAATCAGAGGTGCTTCTCATGAAGCTCCTTTCTCACAGCCTGAAAGATCACTCATGTTATTTAAATCATTCCTTGAAGGAAAGCCTCTACCAGAAGTTTTTTGA